One genomic region from Acidimicrobiia bacterium encodes:
- a CDS encoding right-handed parallel beta-helix repeat-containing protein, which produces MVLVAVVTAVLVPLAAVPASAGVIISVPGAHATIQEAIDAAVNGNTVVVDDGTYDENITFFGKAIEVRSVTGSDNTVLHGSVTFEDGETNASVLRGFTIQNTSNAITLESASPTITENVIVGNSKAVTSIGSTAAPMIIDNVIADNFVCGGTPGITMTGGGIIRDNLILDNFVTCSTGLGGGISIPLGSGALIEGNLIAGNYAIAGGGIDVRAGADNVTIKDNVIVANAADFGNGGGLSITDSRNAVVVQNLVAFNDGGGITLSPDGNGPLTTGLVLVNNTTGDNFGFDFFGNPVPGIQSHRNDLGFPKFYNNIASDGLTCTGDHSGGTFFSNNFLPFLGGVCRPQLGTNGNIELNPKFRNPDDLDYALRSDSPSRDTGNGSPPNPPSLPATDITGRSRVVNGTVDQGAIEFYIPKGASEPEVWDPAPEVLRKDLPPGVFTTGGASVGAAAPGPAAASSPSVKSEPTILATVTDPTTLSARRQAMRNARWRARHAHPKLG; this is translated from the coding sequence GTGGTGCTCGTCGCGGTCGTGACGGCGGTACTGGTGCCGCTCGCGGCCGTTCCAGCGTCCGCCGGGGTGATCATCAGCGTTCCGGGCGCCCACGCGACAATTCAAGAGGCCATCGACGCGGCCGTGAACGGAAACACGGTCGTCGTCGACGACGGCACGTATGACGAGAACATCACCTTCTTCGGCAAGGCGATCGAGGTCCGCAGCGTTACTGGATCCGACAACACCGTTCTTCATGGAAGCGTGACCTTCGAGGACGGAGAAACGAATGCGTCCGTGCTCCGGGGATTCACGATCCAGAACACGTCGAATGCGATCACCCTCGAGAGCGCGTCGCCGACGATCACCGAAAACGTCATCGTCGGAAACTCAAAGGCAGTCACGTCCATCGGGAGCACCGCTGCTCCGATGATCATCGACAACGTCATTGCTGACAACTTTGTCTGTGGAGGTACTCCGGGCATCACGATGACTGGTGGCGGGATCATCCGAGACAACCTCATTCTCGACAACTTTGTGACATGTAGCACGGGTCTCGGCGGAGGAATCAGCATCCCGTTGGGATCTGGCGCGCTCATCGAGGGAAACCTGATTGCCGGGAACTACGCCATTGCAGGTGGCGGTATCGACGTCAGAGCTGGTGCGGACAACGTAACGATCAAGGACAACGTCATCGTCGCGAACGCCGCAGACTTCGGTAACGGTGGAGGACTCAGCATCACCGATTCGCGTAACGCCGTGGTGGTGCAGAACCTTGTGGCATTCAACGACGGAGGCGGGATCACGCTGAGCCCGGATGGCAACGGTCCCCTCACCACAGGCCTCGTGCTCGTGAACAACACCACCGGTGACAACTTCGGGTTCGACTTCTTCGGCAACCCGGTCCCTGGCATCCAGTCGCACAGGAACGACTTGGGCTTTCCGAAGTTCTACAACAACATCGCCAGCGATGGACTTACGTGCACGGGCGACCACTCCGGCGGCACGTTCTTCTCCAACAACTTCCTTCCGTTCTTGGGGGGAGTGTGCCGCCCCCAGTTGGGTACGAACGGAAATATCGAGTTGAACCCGAAGTTCCGCAATCCAGACGACCTTGATTACGCATTGAGATCGGACTCCCCATCCAGGGACACCGGAAACGGCTCCCCTCCGAACCCTCCATCCCTACCGGCGACCGACATCACGGGGCGCTCACGCGTTGTGAACGGAACAGTTGACCAAGGCGCGATCGAGTTCTACATCCCGAAGGGCGCGTCCGAACCTGAGGTGTGGGACCCCGCGCCGGAGGTCCTTCGGAAGGATCTCCCGCCGGGCGTATTCACGACCGGCGGCGCGTCCGTCGGTGCCGCGGCACCGGGCCCGGCCGCAGCGAGCTCGCCGAGCGTGAAGTCTGAGCCCACCATCCTCGCCACCGTTACCGATCCGACGACGCTGTCCGCGCGACGCCAGGCAATGCGGAACGCGAGATGGCGAGCCCGTCACGCGCATCCGAAGTTGGGCTGA
- the map gene encoding type I methionyl aminopeptidase has product MITRKTADQIALMRRAGKVVAEMHEECIRAAKPGATTLDVDAAARDVIDRRNARSNFLGYHGFPAVVCTSPNDVIVHGIPSADVKLEDGDILSIDCGAIIEGWHADAAVTVPIGDIDDESQRLIEVTRASLEAAIEQVVEGHRLGDVGAAVEGKAEAAGFTVVREYVGHGIGTAMHEEPQIPNYGPAGRGMKLKEGHVLAIEPMVNAGGPETEVLDDGWTVITRDGRRSAHFEHTIAVTDHGPEVLTLPR; this is encoded by the coding sequence TGCATCCGCGCCGCCAAGCCCGGTGCGACCACCCTCGACGTCGACGCGGCCGCCCGCGACGTGATCGACCGGCGCAACGCCCGCTCGAACTTCCTCGGGTACCACGGCTTTCCCGCCGTGGTGTGTACGTCTCCCAACGACGTGATCGTGCACGGCATCCCCAGTGCCGATGTGAAGCTCGAGGACGGCGACATCCTCTCCATCGACTGCGGCGCCATCATCGAGGGCTGGCACGCCGACGCCGCCGTGACCGTGCCGATCGGCGACATCGACGACGAGTCGCAGCGGCTCATCGAGGTGACGCGAGCGTCGCTCGAAGCGGCGATCGAGCAGGTGGTCGAAGGTCACCGCCTGGGTGACGTTGGCGCCGCGGTCGAGGGCAAGGCCGAGGCCGCGGGCTTCACCGTCGTGCGCGAGTACGTGGGCCACGGCATCGGTACCGCGATGCACGAGGAGCCGCAGATCCCGAACTACGGACCAGCCGGTCGCGGGATGAAGCTCAAGGAAGGCCACGTGCTCGCGATCGAGCCGATGGTCAACGCCGGCGGCCCCGAGACCGAAGTGCTCGACGACGGCTGGACCGTCATCACGCGCGACGGCCGCCGTTCCGCGCACTTCGAGCACACCATCGCCGTCACCGACCACGGCCCCGAGGTCCTGACACTCCCCCGGTAG